One segment of Ipomoea triloba cultivar NCNSP0323 chromosome 12, ASM357664v1 DNA contains the following:
- the LOC115999310 gene encoding uncharacterized protein LOC115999310: MAKFLVLCLILTDAFLLLSVADDDSVAANSPASSPSNVNGVSEGPSSRKIGKIWVESTRRHNDGGGFEAQKQESAGEDEKQQRRHRGFNKSIYGGGVILGGLATTFLVAVFCYIRATGRKNASDDSPVSSPSASPRVTDSV; encoded by the coding sequence ATGGCGAAGTTCCTCGTTCTGTGTTTGATCTTAACTGATGCATTTCTGCTTCTATCCGTGGCGGATGATGACAGTGTTGCTGCGAATTCTCCGGCTTCTAGTCCATCCAACGTCAATGGCGTTTCTGAAGGGCCTTCGAGCCGGAAAATCGGAAAAATCTGGGTAGAGAGTACGCGCCGCCACAATGACGGCGGCGGCTTTGAGGCTCAGAAGCAAGAGAGTGCCGGCGAAGATGAGAAGCAACAGCGGCGCCACCGTGGATTCAATAAGTCGATTTATGGCGGCGGAGTGATTCTTGGAGGCTTAGCCACCACTTTCTTGGTGGCTGTTTTCTGTTACATTAGAGCGACGGGAAGAAAAAATGCAAGTGATGACAGTCCAGTTTCCAGTCCCAGCGCCTCTCCAAGAGTCACAGATTCAGTGTAA
- the LOC115999753 gene encoding NHP2-like protein 1 isoform X2: MAQEAVNSKAYPLADAQLTTTIMDLVQQAANYKQLKKGANEATKTLNRGISEFIVMAADTEPLEILLHLPLLAEDKNVPYVFVPSKQALGRACGVTRPVIACSVTSNEGSQLKSQITQLKDATY; the protein is encoded by the exons ATG GCTCAAGAAGCTGTGAACTCCAAAGCATACCCGCTCGCTGATGCGCAGCTCACCACAACTATAATGGACTTGGTTCAACAAGCTGCCAACTATAAGCAGCTTAAGAAGGGTGCTAATGAag CTACTAAGACATTGAACAGAGGTATTTCTGAGTTTATTGTCATGGCTGCCGACACAGAACCACTGGAAATCCTTCTTCACCTGCCACTTCTAGCAGAAGATAAG AATGTTCCATATGTTTTTGTTCCTTCGAAACAAGCTCTTGGGCGAGCATGTGGTGTTACCAGACCTGTGATTGCTTGTTCAGTGACTAGCAACGAAGGGAGCCAATTGAAATCCCAAATTACACAACTGAAG GATGCCACATATTGA
- the LOC115999753 gene encoding NHP2-like protein 1 isoform X1, translated as MAQEAVNSKAYPLADAQLTTTIMDLVQQAANYKQLKKGANEATKTLNRGISEFIVMAADTEPLEILLHLPLLAEDKNVPYVFVPSKQALGRACGVTRPVIACSVTSNEGSQLKSQITQLKDAIEKLLI; from the exons ATG GCTCAAGAAGCTGTGAACTCCAAAGCATACCCGCTCGCTGATGCGCAGCTCACCACAACTATAATGGACTTGGTTCAACAAGCTGCCAACTATAAGCAGCTTAAGAAGGGTGCTAATGAag CTACTAAGACATTGAACAGAGGTATTTCTGAGTTTATTGTCATGGCTGCCGACACAGAACCACTGGAAATCCTTCTTCACCTGCCACTTCTAGCAGAAGATAAG AATGTTCCATATGTTTTTGTTCCTTCGAAACAAGCTCTTGGGCGAGCATGTGGTGTTACCAGACCTGTGATTGCTTGTTCAGTGACTAGCAACGAAGGGAGCCAATTGAAATCCCAAATTACACAACTGAAG GATGCCATTGAGAAGCTCCTGATCTAA